One Dermacentor silvarum isolate Dsil-2018 chromosome 10, BIME_Dsil_1.4, whole genome shotgun sequence genomic window carries:
- the LOC119431594 gene encoding uncharacterized protein LOC119431594, whose product MSATASPLAGCPDVSSFPPSYSEATRQHASLGGGLSFVDFLPYCISSGGLFSTPTFEPFRVLLQRANDWLKENCTWEVKTCESVEFKTSSEVVNTERMTYYEYGEQSTRYVRSLRLWLVPRLDQSRPAQQLEYRNLIPQQTGHAGLFGMPTFETLHELLERYNQQLMHQPAPGRVLAVETQEMKIPSYSNFDPDRSYWSEYGGRNRHFLFVVRVFYELGSTSCEEIGVADFVPLRQSTGGLFSFPRYEPFCNVIGRAAQWCSQQGSLRFCNAQSLEIKLKSGEQHFRDIAKVPTLVSIG is encoded by the exons ATGTCGGCcacggcttctccgctcgcgggATGCCCGGACGTCTCGTCCTTCCCGCCTTCGTACAGCGAAGCCACCCGGCAGCACGCTTCACTGGGCGGTGGACTGAGCTTCGTGGATTTCTTGCCTTACTGCATCAGTTCGGGCGGCCTCTTCAGCACGCCGACGTTCGAGCCGTTCAG GGTGCTGCTCCAACGTGCCAATGACTGGCTCAAGGAGAACTGCACCTGGGAAGTGAAGACATGCGAGAGCGTCGAGTTCAAGACCTCGTCCGAGGTGGTCAACACCGAGCGCATGACATACTATGAGTACGGCGAGCAGAGCACCCGCTACGTGCGCAGCCTGAG GCTATGGCTGGTTCCACGCCTCGACCAGAGCCGACCTGCACAGCAGCTGGAGTACCGCAACCTGATCCCGCAGCAGACGGGCCATGCGGGGCTGTTCGGAATGCCCACATTCGAGACACTGCACGAACTTCTGGAACGCTACAACCAGCAGCTCATGCACCAGCCTGCACCAG GGCGGGTTCTGGCGGTGGAGACGCAAGAGATGAAGATCCCCAGCTACTCAAACTTCGACCCCGACCGGTCGTACTGGTCCGAGTATGGTGGACGCAACCGGCACTTCCTCTTTGTGGTGCGGGTCTTCTACGAGCTTGGCTCAACGAGTTGCGAGGAAATCG GCGTGGCAGACTTTGTGCCCCTGCGGCAGTCGACTGGTGGCCTCTTCTCGTTCCCGAGGTACGAGCCGTTCTGCAACGTCATCGGCCGGGCGGCCCAGTGGTGCTCCCAGCAGGGCTCGCTGCGTTTCTGCAACGCCCAGTCCCTCGAGATCAAGCTGAAGTCAGGTGAGCAACACTTCCGTGACATTGCCAAAGTACCTACTCTAGTAAGCATTGGGTGA